In a single window of the Nicotiana tomentosiformis chromosome 10, ASM39032v3, whole genome shotgun sequence genome:
- the LOC104115767 gene encoding protein PLASTID REDOX INSENSITIVE 2, chloroplastic isoform X2 encodes MASAIPFVSSSILISSSLPSVYLPFSTSLNWVSASSSYTSISTWVSSNILKHSNSRNLICRAAEYKFPDPIPEFADAILNDFLHAEYGGPGTLMVVPFIDMADTINERGLPGGPQAARAAVKWAQTHVDNDWKEWNSGKSGKSR; translated from the exons ATGGCTTCGGCTATACCATTTGTCTCCTCATccattcttatttcttcttctttgCCCTCAGTATATCTTCCATTTTCAACTTCACTCAATTGGGTTTCAGCTTCTTCCTCATATACCTCTATTTCCACTTGGGTTTCTTCCAATATCTTAAAACACAGCAATAGTAGAAACCTCATTTGCAGAGCTGCTGAATACAAATTCCCTGACCCCATTCCTGAGTTTGCTGATGCT ATTCTCAACGATTTCTTGCATGCCGAGTATGGTGGTCCAGGAACACTCATGGTCGTTCCATTCATCGATATGGCAGATACTATAAACGAGAGAGGTTTACCAGGAGGACCGCAGGCTGCACGTGCTGCAGTCAAATGGGCTCAAACTCACGTAGACAATGATTGGAAGGAATGGAATAGTGGCAAGAGTGGAAAGAGCAGATAA
- the LOC104115767 gene encoding protein PLASTID REDOX INSENSITIVE 2, chloroplastic isoform X1 encodes MASAIPFVSSSILISSSLPSVYLPFSTSLNWVSASSSYTSISTWVSSNILKHSNSRNLICRAAEYKFPDPIPEFADAETEKFRDHLVKKLPKKKDLYGDSIDEIVGICTEILNDFLHAEYGGPGTLMVVPFIDMADTINERGLPGGPQAARAAVKWAQTHVDNDWKEWNSGKSGKSR; translated from the exons ATGGCTTCGGCTATACCATTTGTCTCCTCATccattcttatttcttcttctttgCCCTCAGTATATCTTCCATTTTCAACTTCACTCAATTGGGTTTCAGCTTCTTCCTCATATACCTCTATTTCCACTTGGGTTTCTTCCAATATCTTAAAACACAGCAATAGTAGAAACCTCATTTGCAGAGCTGCTGAATACAAATTCCCTGACCCCATTCCTGAGTTTGCTGATGCT GAAACAGAGAAGTTCAGGGATCATTTAGTGAAGAAACTTCCAAAAAAGAAGGATCTCTATGGAGATTCTATTGATGAAATTGTCGGAATCTGTACTGAG ATTCTCAACGATTTCTTGCATGCCGAGTATGGTGGTCCAGGAACACTCATGGTCGTTCCATTCATCGATATGGCAGATACTATAAACGAGAGAGGTTTACCAGGAGGACCGCAGGCTGCACGTGCTGCAGTCAAATGGGCTCAAACTCACGTAGACAATGATTGGAAGGAATGGAATAGTGGCAAGAGTGGAAAGAGCAGATAA
- the LOC104115765 gene encoding uncharacterized protein isoform X1: MMKLLMLKRGLRLLTTTGNVNSSSPLTHRRCFSSLWTSSFSTSSSPLNAAGVSSDSASAAAAADFDEDDLFLGDELARLASKPKTDQNLLQPGVVVYDGVCHLSHNSVKWVIKADRDRKIKFCCLQSKAAEPYMRVSGVDRDDVLRRFLFIEGPGLYHQGSTAVEITSRMYPTFAAAALRVLAHLPLPYSALSTLMIIPTPLRDAVYDRVAKKRYNWFGKSDDCLVLRDQYLLYRFIDREELLERSRSVL; this comes from the exons ATGATGAAGCTGTTGATGCTGAAGAGAGGTTTACGGTTGCTAACGACGACCGGAAATGTGAATTCCTCCTCGCCGTTGACTCACCGCCGGTGTTTTTCTTCCCTCTGGACGTCGTCGTTTTcaacttcttcttctcctttgaaTGCTGCTGGTGTTTCTTCGGATTCCGCTtcagctgctgctgctgctgactTTGACGAAGATGATTTGTTCCTCGGCGATGAATTAGCTCGCTTAGCTTCCAAACCGAAGACTGATCAGAATCTACTTCAGCCTGGCGTCGTTGTCTATGACGGCGTTTGTCATCTTTCTCACAACA GTGTGAAATGGGTGATTAAAGCTGACAGAGATAGGAAAATCAAGTTCTGTTGCTTGCAGTCAAAGGCTGCTGAACCTTACATGAGAGTGTCTGGTGTTGATCGTGATGATGTACTTCGTCGCTTCTTGTTCATTGAAGGCCCAGGTTTATACCACCAAGGCTCCACTG CTGTGGAAATCACCAGTCGAATGTATCCGACTTTTGCTGCAGCTGCACTGAGGGTTCTAGCTCACTTGCCATTACCTTACTCTGCACTGAGCACCCTCATGATTATACCTACTCCATTAAGGGATGCTGTTTATGATCGTGTTGCCAAGAAGCGTTATAACTGGTTCGGGAAGAGTGATGACTGTTTAGTCCTCCGGGATCAATACTTGCTTTACCGCTTCATTGATAGGGAAGAGTTGCTGGAACGTAGCCGATCAGTTTTGTGA
- the LOC104115765 gene encoding uncharacterized protein isoform X2, which produces MMKLLMLKRGLRLLTTTGNVNSSSPLTHRRCFSSLWTSSFSTSSSPLNAAGVSSDSASAAAAADFDEDDLFLGDELARLASKPKTDQNLLQPGVVVYDGVCHLSHNSVKWVIKADRDRKIKFCCLQSKAAEPYMRVSGVDRDDVLRRFLFIEGPGLYHQGSTAALRVLAHLPLPYSALSTLMIIPTPLRDAVYDRVAKKRYNWFGKSDDCLVLRDQYLLYRFIDREELLERSRSVL; this is translated from the exons ATGATGAAGCTGTTGATGCTGAAGAGAGGTTTACGGTTGCTAACGACGACCGGAAATGTGAATTCCTCCTCGCCGTTGACTCACCGCCGGTGTTTTTCTTCCCTCTGGACGTCGTCGTTTTcaacttcttcttctcctttgaaTGCTGCTGGTGTTTCTTCGGATTCCGCTtcagctgctgctgctgctgactTTGACGAAGATGATTTGTTCCTCGGCGATGAATTAGCTCGCTTAGCTTCCAAACCGAAGACTGATCAGAATCTACTTCAGCCTGGCGTCGTTGTCTATGACGGCGTTTGTCATCTTTCTCACAACA GTGTGAAATGGGTGATTAAAGCTGACAGAGATAGGAAAATCAAGTTCTGTTGCTTGCAGTCAAAGGCTGCTGAACCTTACATGAGAGTGTCTGGTGTTGATCGTGATGATGTACTTCGTCGCTTCTTGTTCATTGAAGGCCCAGGTTTATACCACCAAGGCTCCACTG CTGCACTGAGGGTTCTAGCTCACTTGCCATTACCTTACTCTGCACTGAGCACCCTCATGATTATACCTACTCCATTAAGGGATGCTGTTTATGATCGTGTTGCCAAGAAGCGTTATAACTGGTTCGGGAAGAGTGATGACTGTTTAGTCCTCCGGGATCAATACTTGCTTTACCGCTTCATTGATAGGGAAGAGTTGCTGGAACGTAGCCGATCAGTTTTGTGA
- the LOC104115764 gene encoding uncharacterized protein isoform X1 gives MNSLFHACSTATLTKTINLVLKSSICGFPALSWKRSFGHARIRYVDSASYLNRVCVRCYSSKKHSGDSSQSQNSDSTPVMKEERDGFFVVRKGDLVGVYKNLSDCQTQVGSSICDPPVSVYKGYSMPKDTEEYLLSCGLKNSLYSIRAADLTEDLFGTLVPCPFQQPSSSKSGTSDHLPKKRSQEAMWSEYADAVGSAVIPNDSIRKHVKIEHHKGDQVLALPSGQRSCTLEFDGASKGNPGQAGAGAVIRADDGSLTCRLREGLGVATSNHAEYRAFILGLKYALSKGFTNIRAQGDSKLVCMQIQGLWKVKNQNIATVFEQAKQLKDRFLSFRIIHVLRESNSDADQQANLAVELAEGQIQEEIEK, from the exons ATGAACAGCTTGTTTCATGCATGTTCTACTGCAACATTAACAAAGACTATCAATCTTGTCCTGAAAAGTTCAATCTGTGGATTTCCAGCTCTTTCATGGAAGAGAAGCTTTGGTCATGCTAGAATTAGATACGTTGATTCTGCCTCGTATTTGAATAGAGTTTGTGTTCGCTGCTATTCGTCTAAAAAGCATAGTGGAGATAGCTCTCAATCACAGAATTCTGATTCTACTCCAGTAATGAAGGAAGAGAGAGATGGTTTCTTTGTTGTTAGGAAAGGAGATCTGGTTGGAGTGTACAAAAACTTGAGTGATTGCCAGACTCAAGTCGGATCATCG ATATGTGATCCTCCTGTTAGTGTGTACAAAGGCTACTCCATGCCTAAGGACACAGAAGAATATCTTCTCTCCTGTGGGCTTAAAAATTCCCTGTATTCCATTAGAGCCGCAGATCTCACCGAAGATCTCTTTGGGACTCTAGTACCATGCCCTTTTCAG CAACCTTCTTCTTCAAAAAGTGGAACATCTGATCATTTGCCAAAGAAGAGATCACAGGAAGCAATGTGGTCAGAATATGCA GATGCTGTTGGATCAGCAGTTATTCCAAATGATTCCATAAGAAAGCATGTCAAGATAGAACATCATAAGGGTGACCAAGTTCTAGCTCTACCATCTGGT CAGCGTTCTTGTACTCTTGAATTTGATGGTGCTTCAAAAGGAAATCCTGGACAAGCTGGTGCAGGAGCTGTTATACGGGCTGATGATGGAAGTTTG ACCTGCAGGCTACGTGAAGGTTTAGGAGTGGCAACCAGCAATCATGCTGAATACAGGGCCTTTATTTTGGGTCTGAAATATGCACTTAGTAAAGGGTTTACAAATATTCGTGCTCAGGGCGACTCCAAGCTTGTTTGTATGCAG ATCCAAGGTCTGTGGAAGGTGAAAAATCAAAACATTGCCACGGTGTTTGAGCAGGCAAAACAACTGAAGGATAGGTTCCTTTCTTTCCGCATCATTCATGTTCTTCGG GAATCAAACTCCGATGCGGATCAGCAGGCAAACTTGGCTGTCGAACTTGCTG AGGGCCAAATTCAGGAGGAGATAGAGAAATGA
- the LOC104115764 gene encoding uncharacterized protein isoform X2, translating to MNSLFHACSTATLTKTINLVLKSSICGFPALSWKRSFGHARIRYVDSASYLNRVCVRCYSSKKHSGDSSQSQNSDSTPVMKEERDGFFVVRKGDLVGVYKNLSDCQTQVGSSICDPPVSVYKGYSMPKDTEEYLLSCGLKNSLYSIRAADLTEDLFGTLVPCPFQQPSSSKSGTSDHLPKKRSQEAMWSEYADAVGSAVIPNDSIRKHVKIEHHKGDQVLALPSGRSCTLEFDGASKGNPGQAGAGAVIRADDGSLTCRLREGLGVATSNHAEYRAFILGLKYALSKGFTNIRAQGDSKLVCMQIQGLWKVKNQNIATVFEQAKQLKDRFLSFRIIHVLRESNSDADQQANLAVELAEGQIQEEIEK from the exons ATGAACAGCTTGTTTCATGCATGTTCTACTGCAACATTAACAAAGACTATCAATCTTGTCCTGAAAAGTTCAATCTGTGGATTTCCAGCTCTTTCATGGAAGAGAAGCTTTGGTCATGCTAGAATTAGATACGTTGATTCTGCCTCGTATTTGAATAGAGTTTGTGTTCGCTGCTATTCGTCTAAAAAGCATAGTGGAGATAGCTCTCAATCACAGAATTCTGATTCTACTCCAGTAATGAAGGAAGAGAGAGATGGTTTCTTTGTTGTTAGGAAAGGAGATCTGGTTGGAGTGTACAAAAACTTGAGTGATTGCCAGACTCAAGTCGGATCATCG ATATGTGATCCTCCTGTTAGTGTGTACAAAGGCTACTCCATGCCTAAGGACACAGAAGAATATCTTCTCTCCTGTGGGCTTAAAAATTCCCTGTATTCCATTAGAGCCGCAGATCTCACCGAAGATCTCTTTGGGACTCTAGTACCATGCCCTTTTCAG CAACCTTCTTCTTCAAAAAGTGGAACATCTGATCATTTGCCAAAGAAGAGATCACAGGAAGCAATGTGGTCAGAATATGCA GATGCTGTTGGATCAGCAGTTATTCCAAATGATTCCATAAGAAAGCATGTCAAGATAGAACATCATAAGGGTGACCAAGTTCTAGCTCTACCATCTGGT CGTTCTTGTACTCTTGAATTTGATGGTGCTTCAAAAGGAAATCCTGGACAAGCTGGTGCAGGAGCTGTTATACGGGCTGATGATGGAAGTTTG ACCTGCAGGCTACGTGAAGGTTTAGGAGTGGCAACCAGCAATCATGCTGAATACAGGGCCTTTATTTTGGGTCTGAAATATGCACTTAGTAAAGGGTTTACAAATATTCGTGCTCAGGGCGACTCCAAGCTTGTTTGTATGCAG ATCCAAGGTCTGTGGAAGGTGAAAAATCAAAACATTGCCACGGTGTTTGAGCAGGCAAAACAACTGAAGGATAGGTTCCTTTCTTTCCGCATCATTCATGTTCTTCGG GAATCAAACTCCGATGCGGATCAGCAGGCAAACTTGGCTGTCGAACTTGCTG AGGGCCAAATTCAGGAGGAGATAGAGAAATGA